TACAGTTGGCGCCTGCCGGCTCCACGCCGATGATCTTGATCTTGGGGTTTAACATCTTAGCCAGAGTGGACACACCTGCACAAAGACCGCCTCCTCCAATGGGAACCAGGATATAATCAACGGTAGGAAGCTCCTTGATGATCTCCATGGCAATGGTTCCCTGTCCGGACGCCACATCTAAGTCATCAAAGGCATGGACAAAGGTAAGACCACGTTCTTCTGCAAGCTTGTAGGCATAATTACAGGCCTCATCAAAGACATCACCTTCCAGTATGACCTCAGCACCATAGCCTTTGGTACGGTTCACCTTCATAAGAGGCGCAGTGGTGGGCATAACGATGGTTGCCGGAATGCCGGCCAGCTTTGCCGCATAGGCAACGCCCTGGGCGTGATTGCCTGCAGAAGCGGCAATAAGACCCTTGGATTTCTCTTCTTCCGACAAAGTGCTGATCTTATAATAAGCCCCTCTCACCTTGTAAGCACCGGTATACTGCATGTTTTCCGGCTTAAAATATACCTTATTGCCCGTCTGGTTGGAGAAATACTCACTGTATATCAGTTTTGTTTCCAGGATAACTTTGCTAACAGCTTCTGATGCTTCTTCAAACCTTTCCAATGTCAACATATTTTACGCCTCTTCTTTCTCTTCTACGTGAAACAATGCGCTTACAAATTCTTTTGCATTGAATTTCTGCAGGTCATCAAGTTTCTCTCCTACTCCAATGTATTTTACGGG
The nucleotide sequence above comes from Lacrimispora sp. BS-2. Encoded proteins:
- the ilvA gene encoding threonine ammonia-lyase translates to MLTLERFEEASEAVSKVILETKLIYSEYFSNQTGNKVYFKPENMQYTGAYKVRGAYYKISTLSEEEKSKGLIAASAGNHAQGVAYAAKLAGIPATIVMPTTAPLMKVNRTKGYGAEVILEGDVFDEACNYAYKLAEERGLTFVHAFDDLDVASGQGTIAMEIIKELPTVDYILVPIGGGGLCAGVSTLAKMLNPKIKIIGVEPAGANCMQESLRQGKVVSLPNVNTIADGTAVKCPGGKLFPYIQENVDEIITIEDSELIVAFLDMVENHKMIVENSGLLTVAALKHMNVDNKKIVSILSGGNMDVITMASIVQFGLMQRDRIFTVSILLPDKPGELAKVSALLAKEQGNVIRLDHNQFVSINRNAAVELRITLEAFGTEHKNTIMAALTAAGYRPKLVKSKGTYGD